Within the Streptomyces sp. R41 genome, the region CGCTCCAGGGTGTGCCGGGTCTCCTCGTAGAGCCGCGCCGGGGCGAGCCACACTCCGGGGGCCGCTGTCCCGAAGCCGAGACCGGCGAGCCGCGAGCGCAGGACGTGCCGCTTCTGGCGCTCGGACTCGGGCACGGAGAAGACGGCGAGCACCCAGCCGTCGTCCTCGGGAGGCGCCGTCGCGTACACCCGCCGGTCGCCGTCGTCGAGCAGCTGTCGCGCGTCCGTCGACAGCGCGTACCCGGCCGCGCCCGCCGCCGTGCGTGCCGGCTCGAGGAGGCCGCGGCGCTTGAGCCGTGACACCGACGACCGTACGGAGGGCGCGTCGACGCCGACCGCGGCGAGGAGCCGGATCAGCTCGGCCACCGGCACGGGGCCGGGCATGAAACGGCCGTACGCGCCGTAGAACGTGACGATGAGGGACCGGGGGGCGTGCTGCTCTGACACGTTGATCACTCTAGTGCGCGAAGATCACTTGGGACCGCCGCCCGTGGACAAGTCACCTTCCGGGGCGGGCGGCGACATGAGGTCCGGACCGGCGTCTTTGCGCAGCCGGAACCGCTGGAGCTTTCCCGTCGCGGTGCGCGGCAGCGCGTCCAGGAAGACGATCTCGCGGGGGCATTTGTACGGAGCCAGCTCGGACTTGAGGAAGGCGCGCAGCGCCTCCGGGTCCTTGCGCGCGCCCTCCCTGAGGACCGCGTACGCCACGACGACCTGCCCGCGCGCCTCGTCGGACTGCCCCACGACCGCCGTCTCGACCACGTCCGGGTGACGCAGCAGCGCGTCCTCCACCTCCGGGCCCGCGATGTTGTACCCCGCCGAGATGATCATGTCGTCGGCGCGGGCCACATAGCGGAAGTAGCCGTCGGGGTCGCGCACATAGGTGTCGCCGGTGATGTTCCAGCCGCCGCGTACGTACTCCCGTTGCCGTGGGTCGGCGAGATAGCGGCAGCCGACCGGGCCGCGCACGGCGAGCAGCCCGGGCTCGCCGTCCGGCACGGGTTCGCCGAAATCGTCGACCACGCGCGCGTGCCACCCCGGTACCGGGATGCCCGTGGTGCCGGGGCGGATGTGCTCGTCGGCCGCCGAGATGAAAATGTGCAGCAGTTCGGTGGCGCCGATGCCGTTGATGATGCGCAGGCCGGTGCGGGTGTGCCAGTCCCGCCAGGTCGCGGCGGGCAGGTTCTCGCCCGCGGACACACAGCGCCGCAGCGACCCGGTGTCGTGCTCCTCCAGCTCCGCGAGCATCGCCCGGTACGCGGTCGGCGCGGTGAACAGCACGGAGACGCGGTGCTCGGCGATGGCGGGCAACAGCTGCTTGGGGCCCGCCTGTTCGAGCAGCAGGGAGCAGGCGCCGACGCGCATCGGGAAGACGACGAGACCGCCGAGCCCGAACGTGAAACCCAGTGGGGGACTGCCCGCGAAGACATCGTCCTCATGTGGCTGCAACACATGCTTCGAGAAGGTGTCCGCTATCGCCAGCACATCGCGGTGGAAGTGCATACAGCCTTTGGGGCGACCGGTCGTGCCCGATGTGAACGCGATCAGCGCGACGTCGTCGGCGGCGGTGTCGACGGCGGCGAACGGCTCGTCGGGCGCGCCCGTGATCCGCAGCAGCAGGTCATCGGGTGCGTCACCGCCGTACGTGGTGACCCGCAGCCCCCGGATCTCCGCCTTGACCAGGTCGTCGACCGACCGTACGTCGCACAGCGCGTGCGTCACCCGGGCGATCTCGCACATGGTGGTCAGCTCGTGCGGGCGCTGTTGCGCCAGCACGGTGACGGCGACCGCGCCGGCCTTCAGCACCGCCAGCCAGCACGCGGCCAGCCACGGTGTGGTGGGGCCGCGCAGCAGCACCCGGTTGCCGGGGACGACGCCCAGTTCGGTGGTCAGCACATGGGCGATGCGGTCGACACGGGCGCTGAGCTGTCCGTACGTCCAGACGTCGCCGGAGGCCGTACGGAAGACGGGGCGGTCGGGGCGGGCGTGGTCGAGGAGCTCGGCGGCGCAGTTCAGCCGGTCGGGGTAGCGCAGCTCAGGCAGATCGAAGTGGAGCTCGGGCCAGTGTTCGGGGAGCGGGAGGTGGTCGCGCGGGAAGGTGTCGACGTGGGCCGAGGTCGTCGGCTCCGCGGTGTCCCTGGGGTCCATGGTGGTTCGCCCCCTTGTCGTGGTGGGCTCGCACCAGGAGCGTATCGTGTTGGTGACGACAGTCAACGGTTCGCGATAACGTGGAAGGGTGACCCGGCGGGCCCCGAGGTGTGGCCCGGCGGGGGAGAGGGGACCGGCAATGACCGCATTCTCGCTCGATCCGGCGCGAACCGCCTGGTGTGCCGAGCTGCGCACACTCGCCGCGGAGCAACTGCGCCCACTGGCGGAGAAAGGCGAGCCGGGCCACGTCAACCGCCCCCTCGTCGCCGAACTCGGCCGACTCGGTCTGCTCGCCCGTCTGTTCACCTCGGGCGCGCTCGACCTGTGCCTGATGCGCGAGTCCCTGGCCCAGGCCTGCACCGAGGCCGAGACCGCGCTCGCCCTGCAGGGCCTGGGCGCCCATCCGGTGCACGCGTACGGCACGGCGGCCCAGCGCGACCGCTGGCTGCCCGGCGTCCGCGACGGCACCGTCGTCGCCGCCTTCGCCCTCAGCGAGCCGGGCGCGGGCTCGGACGCGGCGGCGCTGGCGCTGCGGGCGGAACCGGTCGGCCGGGCGGGTGGCGGCTCGCGGGTCGCCGAGCGGCACGGCCCGGAGGCCGGCGGCTCGCCGGTCATTGAAGCGGACCGTTCGCCGGTCGCTGCATCGGGCGGCTCGTATGGCGCCGGACCCGACGGCCCGGAGTCGGGAGACCCGCCGATCACCGAACCGCACGGCTCGCCGATCGTCGGAGCCACCGGCCCGGAAGCCGCAGGACTCGACGGCCTCGCCGAGCCGCACGGCCCGGCGGTCGCGGGCCCCGGCGGCCCGGAGGCGGGAGACTCCCCGGTCGCTGTGCCTGGCGCGGCGACCGTCGCCGACGCCGACGGTTCGGGGCGCTGGCGGCTCACCGGTGAGAAGTGCTGGATCTCCAACGCGCCCGAGGCCGACTTCTACACCGTCTTCGCGCGGACCGCTCCCGACGCCGGAGCCCGCGGAGTCACCGCCTTCCTCGTGCCCGCCGACCGGCCGGGCCTCACCGGCACCCCGCTCGACATGCTCTCGCCCCACCCCATCGGCGCCCTCACCTTCGACGCCGTACCGGTGACGGCGGACGACGTGCTCGGGGAGCCGGACCGCGGCTTCCGGGTCGCCATGCACACCCTCAATCTCTTCCGGCCGAGCGTGGGCGCGTTCGCGGTCGGTATGGCGCAGGCGGCGCTGGACGCGACCCTCGCGCACACGGCTGGGCGGGACGCGTTCGGCGGCAAGCTGAAGGACCTTCAGACGGTGGCCCACCAGGTCGCCGAGATGGCGCTGCGTACGGAGGCGGCCCGCCTGATGGTGTACGCGGCCGCGGCGGCGTACGACGAAGGGGCCCCCGACGTACCCAAACGCGCGGCGATGGCGAAGCTGCTGGCCACCGAGACGGCCCAGTACGTCGTCGACGCCGCGGTCCAACTGCACGGCGCCCGTGCCCTGAGCCGAGGTCATCTCCTCGAACACCTCTACCGTGAGGTCCGCGCACCCCGGATCTACGAGGGCGCGAGCGAGGTCCAACGGGCGGTCATCGCCAAGGAGTTGTACAGGAAGACGCCCACGGATCCGAACGCCGCCATGAAGGCTCCGTGAGCATCGAGACCGTGGAGGCCCAGTGAGCACCGAGCGCGTCAACCCGCCCGATCTCTCCCCGCCCACCGGCTTCTCCCATGCCGTCGTCGCCACCGGCACCCGCCTCGTCTTCCTGGCGGGCCAGACCGCGCTCGACACGGACGGGAAGGTGGTCGGCGAGACGCTGCCGGAGCAGTTCGAGGTGGCGCTGACGAATCTGCTGACCGCGCTGCGGGCCGCGGGCGGAGCCCCGGCCGACCTCGCACGGGTCACGGTCTACGCCACCGACGTCGCCGACTATCGTGCCCAGGCCCCCGAACTCGGGCGTATCTGGCGGGAGTTGGCGGGCCGCGACTACCCCGCGATGGCCGTCATCGGCGCCGCCCGCCTCTGGGACGAACAGGCCCTGGTGGAACTCGACGGCTTCGCGGTGCTGAGCTAGCGAAGGGTCAGGCGGCGACGGCCAGCTGCCCGACGAACACCCGGTGAGGAGCGACCACGCTGCCGTCGGGCAGCAGCTCGCCGCTGTCGTCGAAGACGATCGCGCCGTTGCACAGGAGGTTCCAGCCCTGCTCGGGGTGGGCCACCACGATGTGCGGGGCGTTGGAGTCCGCGGACGGGCACGAAGACTGGTGTGAACACATGGCGCACCTCCACGTCGGATGCGACGGGTTTCGGCGGCGGTGTCGCCGCCCTCGCATGCTTAGACCATGCGCGCGCGGCGAACTCATCGGAACAGCCGGCCGTGAAGCGTGACAACACGAGGACAACTCTCGGACCTCCCCAAGACGGACGGTGCCAACTCGCCACCAAAGGACGGTGCCAACTCGCCACCAAAGGGTGACGATCACAGCTCTCGGTACGCCGGACAGGTACCCATGGAGCGCCCCTTCCAGGCCCCGTTCCAGGAGGTACTTCCATGTCCTTGCGCCAGGTCATCACCGCGGCGGCCACCGGCGCCGCCCTGCTTGTGACGGTCGCCCCGACCGCCGCGGCCGTGTCACCCTCGCACGAAGCGCACGAGCAGGTGAGCGTCGACCCGACCGGTCATGTGGCGGCCGACGGAACCATCACCCTCTCCGGCACCTACCGCTGTCTGAACGCTACTGGGCCCGTGTTCGTCTCCTCCTCGGTGTCACAGGGCGATTCCCGTGTGCGCCAGGGCGTCGGCGGCACCTCGGCCGTCTGCGACGGCGCGGAACACCGCTGGACCAACTCGGAGAAGCGCGAGCTCGGCACCCTCACGGCGGGCAACGCCCACGTCGAGGCCACGCTGATGGAACTGAGCACCGAGTCGGGCCTCCTGCTGCCGAAGTTCCACGCGATCCGGGAGCGGGACATCACCCTGATCAAGGGATGAGCACCGACATGACGAGGGAGCCGTCACCCCGGGAAGGGGTGGCGGCTCCCATGATGTCCGGCGGAGGGGGGAGAGACCCCGCCTCCAAGGAGGACGTGCGCGCGGAGTCAGCTGTGGCTGAGGACGTTGACCACGCGGCCGTTGGGGTCCCGGACGAAGAAACGGCGTACGCCCCACTCCTCGTCGGTCAGCGGGTGCACGATCTCGGCACCGCTCCTGCGCACCTCGGCGTAGACCGCGTCTACGTCCTCGACCTCGATGCTCATGTCCGGTGCCACGGGGGCGGTCGCGTCGTCGGTCATCAGGCTGACCTGGACGGCGGGGTTCTCGGCGGAGGCCAGGGTCACGATCCAGCCGTGGTTCATGACTTCCTCGAAGCCAAGCAGGCCGTAGAACTCGGAACTTTCCTTCAGGGCGACTGACTGGATGTTGGGTACGACCCGTCGTGCGTACATCTCGCGGCTCCGGTGGTCAGGTCGGATGCGTCTGAGGACCGAGTCAGCGTATCGGAGCGCCCTGCCGGCCGCAGCCGGGGCGGACGTCCGGCGTGGATCTTTCGACGGTCTGTCCGGGGACGCCGACGGGGCGCCGCACGGGAGTTTGATGGTCCCGGAACCGAGACCCCCAGGCGTACGGGAGGCGCGATGCGGTTGACCACATCCCAGGGCGAGAGCGTGCCAGAGCGTGCTGTCACTGAGCTGCGGCAGCGGCTGCGTGGCCCCGTCATCACCGAGGAGGATCAGGAGTACGCGGCCGCGAAGGCCATCTGGAACGCCTACTTCGAACGCCGTCCCGGAGCGATAGTCCGGGTCCAGGGCGCGGCGGACGTCATCACCGCCGTGCGGTTCGCGAAGGAGCACGGTGTGCTGCTCGCGGTGACAGGAGGCGGGCACTGCTTCGCGGGCACCGGCAGCTGCGAGGGCGGACTGGTCGTCGACACCTCCGCGCTGCGCGGCATCAGGGTCGACCCGGGCCGGCGCACGGCACAGGCCCAACCCGGACTCCTCCAGGGCGACTTCGACGCCGAGACCATGCACTTCGGGCTGGCGGTGACCGGCTCCCAGGAGTCGTACATCGGCATCGGTGGCATGACGCTGGGCGGCGGTCTCGGGTGGCTGGGCCGGTACCGCGGACTGCTCGTCGACAACCTGCTCTGTGCCGACATCGTCCTCGCCGACGGCGAGATCCGCAGGGCGAGTCCGCAGGACGACCCCGACCTGTTCTGGGCGATCCGGGGCGGCGGCGGCAACTTCGGTGTGGCCACCTCCTTCGAGTACAAGCTCCATCCGCAGGGCGACTGCGTGGCCGGACTGCTGGCCTTCCCCGTCGCCGAGACGGGTGCCGTGGCCCGCGGGCTGAGCGAGTTCAACGAGACCGCGCCGGACGCGCTCACCACCTCGTTCGCCTTCCTCACCGTGGAGGGCGAACCGGCTGTCGGCCTGGGCTATGTGCACGCCGACCCGTCGGCCGGCGCGGAGGAGGCGGTGGCGCCGCTCGCGGGCCTCGGCAGGAAGCCCCTGCTCAACCATGTCGGAGCCATGCCCTATCTCGCCGTGCAGCGGATGCTGGACGACAACACCGTGGCAGGGCGACGGCTGTATGCCCGCTCCTTCCACATGGACGAACTCCATCCGGAAGCCCTCGACATCCTGGGCGACGGCTATGCGAGCAATCCCTCTCCGCTTTCTCTCGTCGGCGGCGGGCTCATGGGCGGAGTGATGGCCCAACTTCCCCCGGACGCAACGGCTTTTCCGCATCGCGACGGATATCTGGTCAGCGTTCTCAGTCAATGGGAGGACGAGAGCGAGGATCAGCAGAACATCGACTGGACCCAGAACGTATACGAGCGGATCCTGCCGTACACCACGGGCGGGGTGTATGTGAATCATCTCGGGGACGACGGTCCCGAACGAGTGGCCGATGCCTACGGAGTGAACTATCCGCGGCTCAGGGCACTCAAGACCAAGTACGACCCCGAGAACCTCTTCCGCGTGAACCACAACATCCTTCCGGCCGGCTGAGGACCGGCCGAGGGCGGACCGAGCGCCGCGCGCAGCCCGGAACGGGAGGCTGAGCGCGGCGCTTTTCAGCGGATCCGCACAGGGATGGATCGATAGGCGCAGTAGGGGAAGCGGAATCCGCCCCCGCTCGGCTGCCAGTCCTCCTCGCCCGCCGGTTCCAGTGCGGTGAACCGGTCCAGCAGCCGGTCGAAGACGGCCGTCGCCTCCACCCGGGCCAGCATCGCGCCGAGACAGTGGTGCACACCGCCGCCGAAGCTGAGATGGGCATTGGGCCGCCGGCCCACGTCGAGTCCGCCCGGGTCGGCGAACTGCCGCTCGTCGTGGTTGGCCGAGGCCAGCAGCAGGACCACGACCCGGCCCCTGCGCAGGGTGCGGCCTGCGACCTCGACGGGTTCCAGGGTGAGCCGGGTCGTCGTGTGGATCGGGGCGTCCCAGCGCAGGAACTCCTCCAGCGCGGTGGGCAGCAGCGTGCGGTCGGCGCGCAGCCTGCGCTGTTCGCCGGGGTGGTGCAGCAGCGCCGCACAGCCGGTCGCGATCAGGTTCGTCGTCGTCTCGAAGCCGGCGTAGTAGAGGAAGAGCGCGTTGTCGACGGCCTCCTCCTCGGACAGTGACCAGTCACCGTCTCGCACGGTGGCGAGGGCGGTGAGCAGGTCGTTCCCGGGCGCCGACCGCCGTCGGCGCAGCAGGGTGCGGAAGTACCCGCGCAGCCAGACGACCGCTTCGTGCGCCGCGGCACGCTCCTGTTCCGGAATGAAGACGGCGAAAGCCTTGGAGACGTCGATCGACCGCTCCATGACGTCGGCGTGGTCCTGCGGGGGTATCCCCAGCAGGGTGCTCATCACCAGCACGGGCAGCGGCTGCGCGAGGTCGGTCACCGCGTCGAAGCTCCCGCGCTCGACGGCGTCGTCCAGCAGGCCGTCCACCATCGCGGCCATCGGCGCGGCCAGCGCCCGCACGGTCGCCGGGGTGAGCGCCCTGGTGAGCAGGCGGCGCAGCCGGGTGTGTTCCTGCGGGTCACGGTCGATGACGATGCGCCGCAGAAAGTCCACCGCGGGACCGGGACCGACCGAGATGTTCTGGAACTCCTCGGGGAATTCCCTGCCGAGTCTCCGGTCGCGCAGCAGGGCGGACACCTCCGCATGGCGCGTCACGACCCACTGGGCCGGACCGCCCCGGCACAGCGGTCCCCGTTCCCGTAGTTCCCGGTAGACCGGATAAGGGTCGCGAAGGAATTCGGGATCGTCCAGAACGAATCGGGGCAGTCGTGTGTCCATGGCATCGGTCACAGGGGTGAGGATGCCTTGCGACGGGCTGGTGCGGGGGAATTCTGAAAGGACCCTGACAGGAAATACGCGTACTGCCGAAGCGGGGCTCCATTTCGAGTGTGACAGCTGTCGGGGGTGGCTGTCGAAATGGTACGCTGCGGGGCGGCGCATTTTCTTGGCTCAATTTCCTCGCCTGGGGGAGTGGAAGTGAATTCCGAGCTGCCTCTTAAATTCGATTCCAGGGATCCCGCGGTGCTTTCCGACCCGTATCCGATCTATGCGGAGCTGCGTTCCTCCGGGCGGCTGAGCCGGGGCGGTCCCGGACAGTGGGTGGTGAGCCGGTACGACGATGTCGCGCCACTGCTGCGTGACCGGCGGCTCAGTCACGAATATCCACCGGAATACCATGAATTCAGCATCGGGGACGGACCCGCCAACTCCTTCTTCCAGCGCATCATTCTCGATCGCGACGCACCGGACCACACGCGGCTGCGCCGGCTCATGGCCAAGGCGTTCAGTCCGCGTCTGGTGCAGCGGATGCACGACTACATAGAGCGGCAGGTCGACGCGCTGCTCGCCCCCGCACTCGAGCGAGGGTCGTTCGACGCGGTGACCGGGCTCGCCTTTCCGCTTCCGGTCACCGTCGTGTGCGAACTGGTGGGCATCCCCTCGGTCGACCGGGACCTCGTACGGCCGCGGGCGATCGATCTCGCCAAGGCCTTCGCCCTGTACGTGGCGAAGGAGGACCGGGAAGCGGCGCACGAGGCCGTGGCCTGGCTGCGCGCATACATCGGAGGCCTGCTGGCCGAGCGCCGCGCCGCGCTCGGCGACGATCTGCTCTCGCAGATGATCACGGCCGAGGTCGCCGAGGAGCCGGGGGCGCGGCTGAGCAGCGAGGAGATCGTCGACAACGTCATCTTCCTCTTCTTCGCCGGCTTCGAGACCACCACCAATCTGATCGCCACCAGCGTCGCGGCCCTGCTGCGCCACCCGGCGGAGCTGGCCCGGCTGCGCCACGATCCGGGGCTGCTGCCGACGGCCGTCGACGAGTTCCTCCGCTACGACGCGCCGATCCAGGCGACCGCGCGCCTGGTCAAGGAACCGGTGCGGGTCGGGGGGCGTACCGTGCGGCCCGGGCGGGTGCTGGTCCTGCTGCTGGGTTCGGCCAATCACGACGAGCGGCGTTTCCCCGACCCGGAGCGTCTCGATGTCGGCCGTACCCCCAACGCCCACCTCAGCTTCGGCGGGGGCGCCCACCACTGCCTGGGGGCATCTCTGGCCAGGATCGAGGGGCAGGCGGCGCTCGGCTGGCTGCTGCGCCACGCGCCCGTCCTGGAGGCGGCCGGAAATGTCGTGCGCAGGCCAAGCGTAACGTTCCGCTCCTACCGCAGTGTGCCCGTGTCACTACGCTGAACCTGGCCGAAACATAGCTGACAGATTTGACCGTGATCGCGCGCTCGGAACCGTACATTGGAGCTGCGGATTTCCGGGGGACTGAGAGGCGCGAACCGCGCACCGCCGGCCAGGGCGGTCCGGTCCAGGAATTCGAAAAGGACGAGGTAATCGTCTGCTGTTTACGGGGGAGTGATGGCTGTGCACGCGTTGTCGCGTGATCGCGAAGTCAAGACTTCAACGAGGGCGTGGGTACCACGAAGCGGGAGAGCTGCAGGCCGGTTCGATTTCATTCGAAAATCAACCAGTGCCCCGTGATCAGTGCCCCGGTGAAGTGATCGTCCGACCCATATGTGCACGTCGGACGCCCGCTGCAAGAGTTCACCGGAAGCCCCGCGCCAATCGGTTGCGGCGAAAAAGTTGTGCATGCCAATCTGATGTGTGCTCGAAGCTCGCCGATGGGACATGCGCGGCATCCGGTGGCAGGAGTACGGGGGCCGGCACGGCGTAGAACTTCAGGCGCGTGGAGGGAGCGCGTAGTT harbors:
- a CDS encoding PaaX family transcriptional regulator C-terminal domain-containing protein — encoded protein: MINVSEQHAPRSLIVTFYGAYGRFMPGPVPVAELIRLLAAVGVDAPSVRSSVSRLKRRGLLEPARTAAGAAGYALSTDARQLLDDGDRRVYATAPPEDDGWVLAVFSVPESERQKRHVLRSRLAGLGFGTAAPGVWLAPARLYEETRHTLERLRLDPYVELFRGEHLGFAATADAVARWWDLAAIAKEHEEFLDQHAPVLHAWERRADTPPEEAYRDYLLALDSWRHLPYTDPGLPAALLPQDWPGARSATVFRALHERLRDAGAVFAGVPGHFRHSDGV
- a CDS encoding AMP-binding protein; translated protein: MDPRDTAEPTTSAHVDTFPRDHLPLPEHWPELHFDLPELRYPDRLNCAAELLDHARPDRPVFRTASGDVWTYGQLSARVDRIAHVLTTELGVVPGNRVLLRGPTTPWLAACWLAVLKAGAVAVTVLAQQRPHELTTMCEIARVTHALCDVRSVDDLVKAEIRGLRVTTYGGDAPDDLLLRITGAPDEPFAAVDTAADDVALIAFTSGTTGRPKGCMHFHRDVLAIADTFSKHVLQPHEDDVFAGSPPLGFTFGLGGLVVFPMRVGACSLLLEQAGPKQLLPAIAEHRVSVLFTAPTAYRAMLAELEEHDTGSLRRCVSAGENLPAATWRDWHTRTGLRIINGIGATELLHIFISAADEHIRPGTTGIPVPGWHARVVDDFGEPVPDGEPGLLAVRGPVGCRYLADPRQREYVRGGWNITGDTYVRDPDGYFRYVARADDMIISAGYNIAGPEVEDALLRHPDVVETAVVGQSDEARGQVVVAYAVLREGARKDPEALRAFLKSELAPYKCPREIVFLDALPRTATGKLQRFRLRKDAGPDLMSPPAPEGDLSTGGGPK
- a CDS encoding acyl-CoA dehydrogenase family protein, which translates into the protein MTAFSLDPARTAWCAELRTLAAEQLRPLAEKGEPGHVNRPLVAELGRLGLLARLFTSGALDLCLMRESLAQACTEAETALALQGLGAHPVHAYGTAAQRDRWLPGVRDGTVVAAFALSEPGAGSDAAALALRAEPVGRAGGGSRVAERHGPEAGGSPVIEADRSPVAASGGSYGAGPDGPESGDPPITEPHGSPIVGATGPEAAGLDGLAEPHGPAVAGPGGPEAGDSPVAVPGAATVADADGSGRWRLTGEKCWISNAPEADFYTVFARTAPDAGARGVTAFLVPADRPGLTGTPLDMLSPHPIGALTFDAVPVTADDVLGEPDRGFRVAMHTLNLFRPSVGAFAVGMAQAALDATLAHTAGRDAFGGKLKDLQTVAHQVAEMALRTEAARLMVYAAAAAYDEGAPDVPKRAAMAKLLATETAQYVVDAAVQLHGARALSRGHLLEHLYREVRAPRIYEGASEVQRAVIAKELYRKTPTDPNAAMKAP
- a CDS encoding RidA family protein, translating into MSTERVNPPDLSPPTGFSHAVVATGTRLVFLAGQTALDTDGKVVGETLPEQFEVALTNLLTALRAAGGAPADLARVTVYATDVADYRAQAPELGRIWRELAGRDYPAMAVIGAARLWDEQALVELDGFAVLS
- a CDS encoding DUF5999 family protein, whose protein sequence is MCSHQSSCPSADSNAPHIVVAHPEQGWNLLCNGAIVFDDSGELLPDGSVVAPHRVFVGQLAVAA
- a CDS encoding DUF6299 family protein, with the translated sequence MSLRQVITAAATGAALLVTVAPTAAAVSPSHEAHEQVSVDPTGHVAADGTITLSGTYRCLNATGPVFVSSSVSQGDSRVRQGVGGTSAVCDGAEHRWTNSEKRELGTLTAGNAHVEATLMELSTESGLLLPKFHAIRERDITLIKG
- a CDS encoding VOC family protein; protein product: MYARRVVPNIQSVALKESSEFYGLLGFEEVMNHGWIVTLASAENPAVQVSLMTDDATAPVAPDMSIEVEDVDAVYAEVRRSGAEIVHPLTDEEWGVRRFFVRDPNGRVVNVLSHS
- a CDS encoding FAD-binding oxidoreductase codes for the protein MPERAVTELRQRLRGPVITEEDQEYAAAKAIWNAYFERRPGAIVRVQGAADVITAVRFAKEHGVLLAVTGGGHCFAGTGSCEGGLVVDTSALRGIRVDPGRRTAQAQPGLLQGDFDAETMHFGLAVTGSQESYIGIGGMTLGGGLGWLGRYRGLLVDNLLCADIVLADGEIRRASPQDDPDLFWAIRGGGGNFGVATSFEYKLHPQGDCVAGLLAFPVAETGAVARGLSEFNETAPDALTTSFAFLTVEGEPAVGLGYVHADPSAGAEEAVAPLAGLGRKPLLNHVGAMPYLAVQRMLDDNTVAGRRLYARSFHMDELHPEALDILGDGYASNPSPLSLVGGGLMGGVMAQLPPDATAFPHRDGYLVSVLSQWEDESEDQQNIDWTQNVYERILPYTTGGVYVNHLGDDGPERVADAYGVNYPRLRALKTKYDPENLFRVNHNILPAG
- a CDS encoding cytochrome P450, which translates into the protein MTDAMDTRLPRFVLDDPEFLRDPYPVYRELRERGPLCRGGPAQWVVTRHAEVSALLRDRRLGREFPEEFQNISVGPGPAVDFLRRIVIDRDPQEHTRLRRLLTRALTPATVRALAAPMAAMVDGLLDDAVERGSFDAVTDLAQPLPVLVMSTLLGIPPQDHADVMERSIDVSKAFAVFIPEQERAAAHEAVVWLRGYFRTLLRRRRSAPGNDLLTALATVRDGDWSLSEEEAVDNALFLYYAGFETTTNLIATGCAALLHHPGEQRRLRADRTLLPTALEEFLRWDAPIHTTTRLTLEPVEVAGRTLRRGRVVVLLLASANHDERQFADPGGLDVGRRPNAHLSFGGGVHHCLGAMLARVEATAVFDRLLDRFTALEPAGEEDWQPSGGGFRFPYCAYRSIPVRIR
- a CDS encoding cytochrome P450, encoding MLSDPYPIYAELRSSGRLSRGGPGQWVVSRYDDVAPLLRDRRLSHEYPPEYHEFSIGDGPANSFFQRIILDRDAPDHTRLRRLMAKAFSPRLVQRMHDYIERQVDALLAPALERGSFDAVTGLAFPLPVTVVCELVGIPSVDRDLVRPRAIDLAKAFALYVAKEDREAAHEAVAWLRAYIGGLLAERRAALGDDLLSQMITAEVAEEPGARLSSEEIVDNVIFLFFAGFETTTNLIATSVAALLRHPAELARLRHDPGLLPTAVDEFLRYDAPIQATARLVKEPVRVGGRTVRPGRVLVLLLGSANHDERRFPDPERLDVGRTPNAHLSFGGGAHHCLGASLARIEGQAALGWLLRHAPVLEAAGNVVRRPSVTFRSYRSVPVSLR